Below is a window of Molothrus aeneus isolate 106 chromosome 14, BPBGC_Maene_1.0, whole genome shotgun sequence DNA.
taataatttctttttgatAATATATacactttcttttttcagatgaagataaaaagaaaagcaagaagaagaaaaagaagaacaaaaagtaAGTGTCATGGTTGCTGTGTCATTTTGGCTGTTGTTGGCTGGAGGGTGGCTCAGTTTTCTTCACAGGACCTGAGGGAGCCTGAGTACCTTGGGTAATTTGCAAGAGCTGgcaaataatattaatttgatggattttatttaaatctACACAATTGTGCAGCACAAACAACTCCCTGTAGAGCCACTTTCTAACACTCTGTGAAAGTTAAAACAGAACATATATATTGTCTCGGCTTTGCTGCAAAGTATGAAACAGCAGACAGCCATTCTTCCTATAGGTGGAAGTTGCCTTGAGAAACTAATTATTTGAGTATGATTCCAAGCACCTTCTTTAATCTTAAATTTTGATAAATAGCATGTCTGTCTGGCTTTATCGCAGGAAGAAgtataagaaaaagaaagctaagAAGAGCAGGAAGGAATCCAGTGATTCAAGCAGCGAAGATTCTGATGATGAAATGCTTCAAGGGGATGATCTCTGGATAGAGAGGTCAAGTAGGTTCACCTGACTTTAAACTTGGGTGGAAACTTCTTGATGTCCTTTTTGTGGATTTGTTGTTAGGTGTTGCTGACCTGTGTAACCCTTCTGATAACAAAGAACAATGGACACAAGATTAATCTTCCTCATTATTTGATTGTTGCAGAAAATACTGAAGCTGATAGTTTGATTGGACCAGAGGCTCCCAAAACTCACGCATCTCAGGATGATAGGCCTTTGAAGTGAGTAGCCAGCTCTAATGGTACTTGATCAAATCAAGTAAATGAAGTGTGAAAGTTACTGTTCAAAAGGGCTGTTGCAACAATAATGCATGCAGAGGGAGAAATGCTGTGCCAGAAATTCACAGGCTGGTTCTAGTGGTGCTAGGCTTTCCCCTGGCCTGAACTGGGGTAGAAGAGTCTGGTTTATGCTTTTTAGCCTTGATTCCTAGAAAAATCAATTGTAAGTGCCTTTATTCTAAAGGTCGGCAGTATTGTGACTTTGTAGTGTCATCAGAATGAGCTGATAATGTAAGATACTGTTGCTAGTGTTGCCATAAGGAAGAAACAGGTCAATATGTGGGAATGAATAAGAAAGtgtttaaaaatgcagctgtaTATAGTAGTGAAGAGGGAATTTGGATGTTTAGCTCAAGCTCTCTCTATCTGAAGCTACTGACATCACCACTCTTGTTTTTTAGCTATGGCCATGCCCTCCTGCCCGGGGAAGGTGCAGCCATGGCAGAGTACGTCAAAGCAGGGAAGCGCATTCCCCGCAGAGGCGAAATCGGCTTGACCAGTGAAGAGATCGCTTCATTTGAGAGCTCTGGTTATGTCATGAGTGGCAGCAGGTATGGTTTTGATGATGGCAATGGTTCAGTGGAATTTTCAAGAGCTGTTTTCTCTGTTGGCTGAACAGAAGACTGCTTCAAAGCTCTGCTTGCAAGCATGGAGGAGGTGCTCTACTTGCAATAATCTACACTAAGCTCCCCATCGCTCTAGGGATGGATAGTGAGTTTTTCAAAGACACTTTCTCCTCAAGAGCAAAAGTTCTTCATAAGCAATACTCTTCTAATTATTTCAAATGAAGAGGTGCTTGTGTCAGGTGGCTCAAAAGTGCTCTGTTTGGACAGCCCTAGGGATGCGCTGGCCCTTCAGCAGGAGACAAATCAATGTGTGAGAGGTTGGCTGCACTTTTTTCTCTATGACCAGCAGGAACCTCACTTAAATTTTAGTGAGCCAGCAGCTGACACCCTGGGGGTAGGGGAAGCTTCTGGCTAACTGCCTGAGAACAGACATCCCCAGAAATCAGTTCCTTGCAGTGCCACACTCCTTCCTGGGAAGGTTAGTGTGCAGTTTGGATTATCTAGTTTAGATACCTGTTTTGCCAGTTGGCAGGGTCAGCACAAAAGATTCAGATACCAACTTCAAGGACTAAGTATAATTTGCTACAGTGAATTTTCTACAGTGCAAAACTGCAAAGAATTACAAAGGATAAGCTAAGTAATTCACCTAATCATTACTGCACAAGATTGCCTAGAGTGATTAAGAAAGATACATCACCAGTTACCCTAATACTTTACCATCATTCAGATCTGCACATGAGCTGGGGAGCCCCAGTCACAGTAAAGGATTGGAGAACCATTCCTGGGAATTCCTACATGGTGTGTCCACCTGTACGCAAGGCCTCCATCTTTACTGTGAGAGGGCCCAGCTTTTAGACTGTAGAATAAACAAGCTTACACAACTTCTAGTGCACGAACATCTGGTTTCATCCTCCTCTTGGGTTCCACCCACAACCTGGCCAGGGCTCAAGGAGGAACCAAGGAAGCTAGCTTTGATCATATACCTTCAAACAAGGCCAGATGCCTGATTTCATGCCTTTGTTTGGTTTCTAAATGCAGAAAGACAAGTATATTCTTATCACACTGCATGTTTCACTAATGATCATGGATATTACCTTAGTGAGTGGATACAAATATAACATTTTGTTGGGAGGTTCATCTAGAGGTCAACTTTGGCTCAGGACCTGTTGTTCAGGCCCTTGGTACTTCAGTATCTTTATTTAAAGCCCCTGAACACATTCAGGGCTGTTGATGGctggaagctgtgccagggcacagctgatGTACCCCTGTTCCCCCACAGGCACCGGCGCATGGAAGCTGTGCGGCTGCGGAAAGAGAACCAGATCTACAGCGCAGATGAAAAGAGAGCTCTGGCATCCTTCAaccaggaggagaggaggaaacgAGAGAATAAGATCCTTGCAAGCTTTCGAGAGATGGTCTACAGAAAGACTAaaggcaaagaggaaaaataatccTTCATTTGAGCTGTACACCATAGCTTGCACTGCATGGCAGCTAATGCAGTCCAGCTGTGATTTGAAgaaagctgcaggtgctgcagcaccTTTCACCCAACAGGGCCAAGCCTCAGGAGTGGATTACTTGTGTCAAGGAAACAGAGTTATTTTCATCAGATTTTCTTGGATGGTTTGTTTACCATCTACAAGGAATCCCTGTAAAGAGAAAGGCTACATGGCAGGAACAGGTGGGGAAGATCAGAGGTGTCAATGTTCTGCACATGCTTTGAATCCGACAAGCCAAAGGATCCCATGGGAAGGTTTTGTTACCTAATGTCTAtaagttgatttttttattccatttatttttattaatcatAGGATCATTTAGCTTGGGAAAGACCTTTAACAAGCTACTAGCACCAGTAGCAAAAATGAAGGAACTCCTGAGTTCCTGTTTTAAGATCCAGAACAGTCCACTATTTTTTCACAAGTCTTTTAAATTTAGGTTTTTCCTCAAAACAGTTGAGTTTGGTTTGTGATTCAAACCAGACATGTACATATTTTGTAAATTAGTTTGTAATTTAATACAGATGGGCTTCAGTTACTTTAGAGCAAGCAGATGGCAACTGAGGTGTAAAGTAACAGTAGTAGGAGGGTCTGATATTCAATCACTGAAACACATGGTGAAGAACTGAGTtgcttgcttctttttctcctatGTTATACATAGGCATCAGTGCAGTGGGGTGCAGTGATTGGAACCCCTGGATGTACACAGGTGGTAACAAGGATGTATCTTT
It encodes the following:
- the NKAP gene encoding NF-kappa-B-activating protein, with the translated sequence MAPASRSRSPPAASSERRGRRSRSRSRSRERNGPRRLSHRRSRSRSRSPGAPRSSAHHGHHHHGKWPEYYEKEKEEILRQRRLNERERIGELGAPEVWGLSPKVPDPDSDEHTPVEDEEAKSKSSSSDSSSEEEKKKKKKKKQKKKRKASKRRRRKHSEDSDSDSESEQNSSDEDKKKSKKKKKKNKKKKYKKKKAKKSRKESSDSSSEDSDDEMLQGDDLWIERSKNTEADSLIGPEAPKTHASQDDRPLNYGHALLPGEGAAMAEYVKAGKRIPRRGEIGLTSEEIASFESSGYVMSGSRHRRMEAVRLRKENQIYSADEKRALASFNQEERRKRENKILASFREMVYRKTKGKEEK